GGCGTGGATGGGGCCGAATATCTGGGCGACGAGGTCGGGATTCCGATCGACCTTCCAGGTTCGGTAGGCGTCCGGCGAGTAGGAAATGAGAAAGGTGCCGTCGCCTTCCGTCTTGCCGACGCCCAGGACATCGTCTTCACTGAAAAAAGGATCGAAGTCGAGCGCACGAACGGTCAGGCCGGCGATGCCGGCCCCCCGTTCATCGATGACACGTCCGTGGATGCTGATGTTCGCCATAGGTTCCGTCAGGTGACCGAAACCTACGCCGCTCGCTCCGGCCTGTCAACCGCCGATGTGCGAAGGAATACGTGTATTTATGCGGGGTAGGGAAACGTGATGTGTCAGGGTGAAACAGGGGTCGGGGTGAGGGACCGCCTTCGAATGGGGACCATCATCCCGATCCCGGTCTCGTCATCGGTTTGAACTGATTATCTGCCCAGATAACTCGACACTCATTGACGGGCAGTGAGCTGCCTGCCGTATCCGTTTGCCCAGGCTATGTCGACGACTCGTTCGCTGGATTGCGCGACCGACATCTGCTCATCGAAGAGCGTGGGGTACGAGGCTGTCACCGTTGTTTGAAAGTCGGGCCAGCGGTCTGCCGACACACCAGCCAGGGCTGCGAGCGACGCCAGATATTCTCCTTGGCCGCGAGCGATATCCGCGCGGAGGTTTTCGTGCGTATGCGTCGCGAAGACCGTAGCCCGTTGTTTCGCCCTGAGCAATCGGCCGTCTGTTAGCGCGCCGGGCGTGGTGCTCGACGTGAATTCGGTCGTCGGATCGAGGAACTCTTTGGTCGCTCCGCTCGTTCCGTTCGTGAGTTGCGTGGTGGCGTCGAACGGCGCTTTCGTCAACTCGACGGTCGCGTCCGTCATACAGCCGCCGAGGGTGAGGATTAATCCGGGAATCAGTGCGAAGCGCGTGGTGATCATAGGAAGCCTCCTGGGTTCGCCCGATGTGTACAACACTGACATACCACATCCAACGCCAGGGCCGACCCTAGGAGGAGCCCTAGTTGGGGAGAGAATTGGACAGAGCTATAAATCGATACACTTTGCAGGCGGGATTAATTCCCAGGAATGGAATGGCCGGTTTCCTCGGGTGCTTGAGCTAGGCTTCTCGGCATGGCCCAACTCTTGTCGGGATCATTAATTTTTAACTGCCGTATGCCCTCAGGGAATCGCCCCTGGATTTTTTCATATTCACCCCATACCTCGCTGTTGGGGTGTTTCCAATCATGAATGTAATAGACCGATTGGATTTTTGCCTGCAGGAGTTCCTTAGTGCAACCGAAACAAGGCCTCATGGTCGTGTAAACAATCCCACGTTCGACCGCGATTCCAAACCTCGCCGCCGATAGGAGAACATTCTGCTCCGCATGTACGCAAATACACACGTCATAGGCATTTCCCGAACCATACTTGTCCCTATTCAAACAGCGATCACATCCACCCTCGTCGCAGTTTTTCATGTCCTCCGGGGTGCCGTTATATCCCGTGGACACTATGCGATCATCGCCTCACGGTTTCACAGTCGATAATGGAGAATGGTCGAGCCTGGAATGGCAAATGCCGCTTGTATTTGTCACCCCTCCATTTTCCTTCGTGTAGACCGATAATTTTGGAATTGATCCTATAGACGGCGACCCCACCACCTCTTTCCCAATCCTGCATCTTTCATCAGCTCGTCGTAAGACTTCTGGACCTCACCAAGGAATTCCTTCGGATAAGGATTGGTCGGGTGAAAGTATTCCAAGAACTGTTCCAAAGTGGGCATACCCGCTGTGGATGCGTTTATGTCTATGCCTAGTGATATACGGCATCGGTTATACCACGTGTCTTCGCCATAGTGTTTTCCCGCCTCATCCCAACGGCTCAGGACTGCCCTAAATTCTCCCACGTGCATTAAGTAGTTCTTGCGTTCTTGGTCAAAATCTGATCCTGGCAACACGTCCTCTGGCTTTAGATATCCGTAATTCTCCAGAATAGTTTCTTCGGCGGCTTCATTGTTTTGTCGGAAAATGCCCTCCATTGCACGCACCCATTTCTTCAACCATTGATCCCTTTTGGCTTCGGGGTCGTACAGGATAATCGTCAATATCTCCTCTG
The Fimbriimonadaceae bacterium genome window above contains:
- a CDS encoding DUF3015 family protein, producing MITTRFALIPGLILTLGGCMTDATVELTKAPFDATTQLTNGTSGATKEFLDPTTEFTSSTTPGALTDGRLLRAKQRATVFATHTHENLRADIARGQGEYLASLAALAGVSADRWPDFQTTVTASYPTLFDEQMSVAQSSERVVDIAWANGYGRQLTARQ